A region of Candidatus Diapherotrites archaeon DNA encodes the following proteins:
- a CDS encoding ribonuclease H-like domain-containing protein, with protein sequence MPREIKGILLDAAYSSGKNGESDIELFVKTPEGIRRFEDKKFRPYFYAITKDTEKAIEDLREKTFAEGAKALKAETVKKSNAENVVKIYFKSTNELIIARQEISAFPWLIEKREYDLPFAKRYLIDKRLEPMNGIRLVVEGNEILEAEKFDSEAEFSIASFDFETLSAERFSTPDKDPVLMASFAGNGHSFVLTYKEKFAGMQGTKTFGSEKEMLEALVAEIRKAKLDILVTYNGDSFDLPYLAGRAEKLGFDDGIASDGSKPKIRRRGQDNAVKINGLQHLDAFQMLRVLNRFAVVSLIKFDLESVAESLFGTPKEKIKAADIARIWEKGSEAEFKRLVAYNREDAEATLRIAETFLPLETEFCRLVKQTLFDVSRASASNLVEALLYNKCFETNSLVPEKPSDEEVGQRIMQSFEGGFVREPKPGLHERIAVLDFSSLHPSIMVSHNISPDSLDCRHEECKAKNSAPTNHWFCTKKDGFLSSIIKDLFERRMALKKKLKAMDRKSKEFALLNARTQALKILLNSFYGYLGYARSRWYDRECARAVTMFSQKYVQEVAKMAEEEGFEVIYGDTDSNFLKIPAGKNEKDVEEFVRKTNDWLPGIMQIDLQGFYKRGIFVSRKGEEKAAKKRYALMDYKDNLKIVGFEYVRRDWSNIAKETQRQVIEAVLKEGRPEKAIAIVKKVLAELKEGKVPKKELVILTQIKRPLKKYVSKGPHVVAAEKAIKRGKDIGVGSVIGYIVTRTGKSISDKAELEEFVNEGDYDADYYISHQVLPAVEKIVQELGYSEQDLLHGGKQSSLNRFF encoded by the coding sequence ATGCCAAGGGAGATAAAAGGAATTTTGCTTGACGCAGCCTATTCTTCCGGAAAAAACGGCGAATCCGACATCGAACTGTTCGTGAAAACGCCTGAAGGAATCCGGCGGTTCGAGGACAAAAAATTCCGGCCCTACTTTTATGCCATAACAAAAGACACGGAAAAAGCAATCGAAGACCTCAGGGAAAAAACGTTTGCGGAGGGCGCAAAGGCCCTGAAAGCCGAAACCGTCAAAAAATCCAATGCCGAAAACGTTGTCAAGATTTATTTCAAAAGCACGAACGAACTCATCATTGCAAGGCAGGAAATAAGCGCTTTTCCATGGCTAATCGAAAAACGCGAATACGATTTGCCGTTCGCGAAACGCTATCTCATAGACAAGCGGCTTGAACCCATGAACGGCATAAGGCTGGTTGTCGAAGGCAATGAAATCCTTGAAGCGGAAAAGTTCGACTCCGAAGCCGAGTTCAGCATTGCCTCGTTCGACTTTGAAACCCTTTCAGCGGAAAGATTTTCCACGCCCGACAAGGACCCGGTGCTGATGGCATCATTCGCCGGCAACGGCCATTCGTTTGTGCTGACTTACAAGGAAAAGTTTGCGGGCATGCAGGGCACCAAAACCTTCGGCTCGGAAAAGGAAATGCTGGAAGCGCTTGTCGCTGAAATCCGCAAAGCGAAACTCGACATCCTCGTCACTTACAATGGAGATTCCTTCGACCTGCCGTACCTTGCCGGCAGGGCGGAAAAGCTGGGCTTTGACGACGGAATAGCATCGGACGGCTCGAAACCCAAAATCAGGCGCAGGGGACAGGACAATGCAGTGAAAATAAACGGCCTGCAGCATCTCGACGCGTTCCAGATGCTCAGGGTGCTCAACAGGTTTGCGGTTGTGAGCCTCATCAAGTTCGACCTCGAATCGGTTGCGGAAAGCCTGTTCGGAACGCCGAAAGAAAAGATAAAAGCTGCGGACATAGCAAGGATCTGGGAAAAAGGCTCGGAAGCCGAATTCAAAAGGCTTGTAGCATACAACCGCGAGGATGCCGAAGCAACACTGAGAATAGCCGAAACTTTTTTGCCGCTCGAAACAGAGTTCTGCAGGCTTGTCAAGCAGACGCTGTTCGACGTGAGCAGGGCATCGGCCTCAAACCTGGTGGAAGCATTGCTCTACAACAAGTGCTTTGAAACCAACAGCCTTGTTCCGGAAAAGCCTTCCGACGAAGAAGTGGGGCAGCGCATAATGCAGAGCTTTGAAGGCGGCTTTGTGCGCGAACCCAAACCGGGGCTGCATGAACGCATTGCGGTATTGGACTTTTCCTCATTGCATCCGAGCATAATGGTTTCGCACAACATTTCGCCGGACAGCCTCGACTGCAGGCATGAGGAATGCAAAGCCAAAAACTCCGCGCCCACCAACCACTGGTTCTGCACCAAAAAAGACGGGTTCCTTTCCTCAATCATAAAAGACCTTTTTGAACGGCGCATGGCGCTCAAGAAAAAGCTGAAGGCGATGGACAGGAAAAGCAAGGAATTTGCCCTGCTGAACGCGCGCACGCAGGCATTGAAAATTTTGCTCAACTCGTTTTACGGTTACCTGGGCTATGCGCGCAGCAGATGGTATGACAGGGAATGCGCAAGGGCCGTGACAATGTTCAGCCAAAAGTACGTGCAGGAAGTCGCGAAGATGGCGGAAGAAGAAGGCTTCGAAGTCATTTACGGGGATACTGATTCCAATTTTTTGAAAATTCCGGCCGGCAAAAACGAAAAGGACGTCGAGGAATTCGTCAGGAAAACCAATGACTGGCTGCCCGGCATAATGCAGATAGATTTGCAGGGATTTTACAAGCGCGGCATATTCGTTTCGCGCAAAGGCGAGGAGAAAGCGGCAAAGAAACGGTATGCCCTGATGGACTACAAGGACAACCTCAAAATAGTCGGCTTCGAATACGTGAGAAGGGACTGGTCGAACATCGCCAAGGAAACGCAAAGGCAGGTCATAGAGGCGGTGCTGAAAGAGGGCAGGCCCGAAAAAGCGATTGCCATAGTCAAAAAGGTTCTGGCCGAGCTGAAGGAAGGGAAGGTTCCGAAAAAAGAGCTTGTCATCCTGACGCAGATAAAAAGGCCGCTCAAAAAATACGTGTCGAAAGGCCCGCACGTCGTTGCCGCTGAAAAAGCCATAAAGCGCGGAAAAGACATTGGAGTCGGAAGCGTGATAGGCTACATCGTTACGCGCACTGGAAAAAGCATTTCCGACAAGGCCGAGCTTGAGGAATTCGTGAACGAAGGCGACTACGACGCCGACTACTACATAAGCCACCAGGTTTTGCCGGCAGTTGAAAAAATCGTGCAGGAACTCGGCTATTCCGAGCAGGACCTACTGCACGGCGGAAAGCAGAGCAGCCTCAACCGGTTTTTCTGA
- a CDS encoding type II methionyl aminopeptidase, with amino-acid sequence MESEEIENYRKSGAILRKAVHFAKKEAKPGAKLSGLAESIEKFIAEEGGKPAFPVNLSRNNEAAHATPSIGDESVFLESDVLKVDIGVHVEGFITDTAFTVNPSNRHAKMIEAAEKALENALSHVKAGQKISKIGQEIEKTIKHYGFSPVENLTGHGLQAFEAHAPPSIPNIERPDDRILEDDSCIAIEPFATDGEGIVREGQSVEIFSLEEPKTMRSPVARKILEFAAENYFALPFAERWIGRELQLSDFQRKTALRELVFKKCLQSYPVLREKDGRIVTQAETTILLADGKVETLV; translated from the coding sequence ATGGAAAGCGAAGAGATTGAAAATTACAGGAAATCCGGGGCAATCCTCAGGAAAGCCGTTCATTTCGCCAAAAAAGAGGCAAAGCCGGGCGCAAAGCTGTCCGGCCTGGCGGAAAGCATTGAAAAGTTCATCGCCGAAGAAGGCGGAAAGCCGGCGTTTCCCGTCAATTTGTCGCGCAACAACGAGGCGGCGCACGCCACCCCGAGCATCGGCGACGAAAGCGTTTTTTTGGAATCGGATGTCCTGAAGGTGGACATCGGAGTGCACGTCGAAGGCTTCATCACCGACACAGCTTTCACTGTCAACCCGTCGAACAGGCACGCAAAAATGATTGAAGCCGCGGAGAAAGCTTTGGAGAACGCGTTAAGCCACGTCAAAGCCGGGCAAAAAATCTCCAAAATCGGGCAGGAAATTGAAAAGACGATAAAGCATTACGGCTTTTCCCCTGTCGAAAACCTGACAGGCCACGGTTTGCAGGCATTCGAAGCGCACGCCCCCCCAAGCATTCCCAACATCGAAAGGCCCGACGACCGGATTCTGGAAGACGATTCGTGCATTGCAATCGAACCGTTCGCGACCGACGGAGAGGGCATTGTGCGCGAAGGGCAGAGCGTTGAAATCTTTTCCCTTGAAGAGCCGAAAACAATGCGCAGCCCGGTCGCAAGGAAAATACTCGAATTCGCAGCCGAAAACTATTTTGCACTGCCTTTCGCGGAAAGGTGGATCGGAAGGGAACTGCAGCTTTCGGATTTCCAGCGCAAAACAGCGTTGCGCGAACTGGTCTTCAAAAAATGCCTGCAGTCATATCCCGTGCTGCGCGAAAAAGACGGCAGGATTGTCACGCAGGCCGAAACAACAATTCTTTTGGCGGACGGCAAGGTTGAAACCCTCGTCTGA
- the hisD gene encoding histidinol dehydrogenase, with translation MLKEITAEKPGELEAFLAGLEAPDKNVEETVRSIIAEVREKGDSALIAFSEKFDGVRLSPESMEVSSAEIKAAYSKVSKAQVEALKLAKKNILAFAKRQLPKEWKTENAQGVVVGEIVRPLDVVGIYVPAGRYPLPSSVLMNALPAKAAGVKEIVMCTPPKKDGTNPLVLVAADIAGVDRIFTLGGSQAIAAMAFGTKTVPRVQKIAGPGNVFVATAKRLVFGQVSIDFVAGPSEVCVVADSKADAKIVAAELLTQAEHDSNSVCILVTPDRALAEKAKAALSVQLETAKNAETARRALETNSAVVIARDLQDCAGIVNQIGPEHLVLFGRAERLLPQISAAGSVFLGDFSPVAAGDYCSGTNHVLPTGGTAKQRAGLSARDFVKVIAFQKISEKGLKGLQKTIGAMADSEGLEAHKKSVEIRLDRGKSAPGSGFSGVDAIVLDIDGVLADVSNTYRIATVKAVEVLYGKRFPVQKTALFKRLGGFNNDWHVAYALSLVALLQKNGFRVSGEEFAPKIGLDKGFEGAERAARQIAGQKWESIAREYDREKIMDAFEELYLGERRFTEFFGKPARLGVKKGLCENEKMIVSRKTVEWLKNNGKKLGVITGRTFNEAMLCLERCGLAAAIAKENIFSDETASETGGKLKPNAAPLEWMKKRLNAEKVLYVGDMIDDLEMVKNAGGPLKGNFCAMVLTGAFSPGKKFYLEKGADAVLKDINELPKLFGKPEHAGSE, from the coding sequence ATGCTGAAAGAAATAACCGCCGAAAAACCCGGAGAGCTTGAAGCGTTCCTTGCCGGGCTGGAGGCGCCGGACAAGAATGTCGAAGAAACCGTCCGAAGCATTATCGCGGAAGTCAGGGAAAAAGGCGATTCCGCGCTGATTGCGTTTTCGGAAAAATTCGATGGCGTGCGGCTTTCCCCTGAAAGCATGGAAGTGAGCAGTGCGGAGATTAAGGCGGCTTATTCCAAAGTTTCGAAGGCACAGGTTGAAGCCTTGAAGCTCGCGAAAAAAAACATTCTTGCTTTTGCAAAAAGGCAGCTGCCGAAAGAATGGAAAACTGAAAATGCGCAAGGCGTGGTTGTTGGGGAAATTGTCAGGCCATTGGACGTTGTCGGCATTTATGTTCCAGCGGGCAGGTATCCTTTGCCTTCAAGCGTTTTGATGAATGCCTTGCCTGCGAAAGCCGCGGGCGTGAAAGAGATTGTGATGTGCACTCCGCCGAAAAAGGATGGCACTAACCCGCTCGTGCTTGTCGCAGCCGACATCGCCGGCGTGGACAGGATTTTCACTCTGGGCGGAAGCCAGGCAATTGCCGCAATGGCATTCGGCACCAAAACCGTGCCGCGCGTGCAAAAGATTGCCGGGCCGGGAAACGTTTTTGTCGCAACCGCGAAAAGGCTTGTTTTCGGCCAGGTTTCCATTGATTTTGTTGCCGGGCCGAGCGAGGTGTGCGTTGTAGCGGACTCGAAAGCCGACGCGAAAATCGTTGCGGCCGAGCTTTTGACGCAGGCCGAGCACGACTCAAACAGCGTCTGCATTCTTGTCACGCCGGACAGGGCGCTCGCAGAAAAAGCCAAAGCCGCGCTTTCGGTTCAGCTTGAAACAGCAAAGAATGCCGAAACAGCACGCAGGGCGCTTGAAACCAATTCGGCTGTTGTCATTGCAAGGGATCTGCAGGACTGCGCGGGCATCGTGAACCAAATCGGCCCGGAACACTTGGTGCTTTTCGGCAGGGCGGAAAGGCTTCTGCCGCAAATAAGCGCGGCTGGAAGCGTTTTTCTCGGAGACTTCAGCCCGGTAGCCGCGGGAGACTACTGTTCCGGCACAAATCACGTCCTGCCAACCGGCGGAACGGCAAAACAACGCGCTGGCCTGTCGGCAAGGGACTTTGTCAAGGTCATCGCGTTCCAGAAAATCTCTGAAAAAGGCCTGAAAGGCCTGCAAAAAACGATTGGTGCAATGGCTGATTCCGAGGGCCTTGAAGCGCACAAAAAAAGCGTTGAAATACGCTTGGACCGCGGAAAAAGCGCGCCCGGAAGCGGGTTTTCTGGCGTTGACGCGATTGTTTTGGACATTGACGGCGTGCTGGCAGATGTAAGCAACACTTACAGGATTGCAACAGTGAAAGCGGTCGAAGTTTTGTACGGAAAAAGGTTTCCGGTGCAGAAAACCGCTTTGTTCAAGCGCTTGGGGGGATTCAACAACGACTGGCACGTTGCCTATGCTTTAAGCCTGGTTGCGTTGCTGCAAAAAAACGGCTTTCGCGTAAGCGGGGAAGAATTCGCCCCGAAAATCGGCTTGGACAAAGGCTTTGAAGGCGCAGAAAGGGCTGCAAGGCAGATTGCCGGCCAAAAGTGGGAAAGCATTGCACGCGAATACGACCGCGAAAAAATCATGGACGCGTTCGAGGAACTATACCTCGGCGAAAGGCGTTTCACGGAGTTTTTCGGCAAACCGGCAAGATTGGGCGTGAAAAAAGGGCTTTGCGAAAACGAAAAAATGATTGTTTCAAGGAAAACCGTCGAGTGGCTGAAAAACAACGGCAAAAAGCTCGGCGTGATAACCGGGCGCACGTTCAACGAAGCAATGCTTTGCCTTGAAAGATGCGGCCTTGCAGCGGCGATTGCAAAAGAAAACATTTTTTCGGATGAAACCGCAAGCGAAACCGGCGGAAAGTTGAAACCAAACGCCGCGCCGCTGGAATGGATGAAAAAAAGGCTCAATGCCGAAAAGGTTTTGTATGTGGGTGACATGATTGACGACCTTGAAATGGTGAAAAACGCGGGCGGCCCGCTGAAAGGCAATTTTTGCGCAATGGTTTTGACGGGCGCGTTCTCGCCGGGCAAAAAATTTTATTTGGAAAAAGGCGCGGACGCCGTGTTGAAAGACATAAACGAACTGCCAAAGCTTTTTGGAAAGCCGGAGCATGCGGGAAGTGAATGA
- the hisC gene encoding histidinol-phosphate transaminase encodes MNEMISETGNVKKLKPYNPPTASRLGKMRLDFNENTLGPSPRVLTAIKNVSAERLSAYPEYSELTKAIADYNNAKPENAVPFNGSDEAIRGCIECFVGNGKIVIPTPSFAMFYFYAELQGAKIAKPLYNEDLSFPTQKVLAEIKGSRAVILCNPNNPTATEIPEKDLIEIIRAARAEGCLAIVDEAYSEFTKETVAGRIGEFDNLVVLKTFSKAMGLGGMRIGYALGNEKIISTLKKAKSPYSITALSALAATEALKDPAYMQDYVKQVEAGRAILEKFLDEKGVKRFPSKSNFLVARFGKNAKAIAEKLKEKGFLVRDRSGYERLEGCIRISIGTPEQMKKFCSALEKVLGETK; translated from the coding sequence GTGAATGAAATGATTTCCGAAACCGGCAATGTGAAAAAGCTCAAGCCGTACAATCCTCCGACAGCCAGCAGGCTGGGCAAAATGAGGCTTGACTTCAACGAAAACACTCTCGGCCCAAGCCCGCGCGTTCTCACGGCAATCAAAAACGTTTCAGCGGAAAGGCTGTCCGCGTATCCGGAATACTCGGAGCTGACAAAAGCGATTGCGGATTACAACAACGCGAAGCCGGAAAACGCCGTGCCCTTCAACGGCTCGGATGAGGCCATCCGCGGATGCATTGAATGCTTTGTGGGCAACGGAAAGATCGTGATTCCGACTCCGAGCTTTGCCATGTTTTACTTTTACGCTGAACTGCAAGGGGCGAAAATTGCAAAGCCGCTGTACAATGAAGACCTCTCATTTCCGACGCAAAAAGTGCTCGCGGAAATCAAGGGCAGCCGGGCAGTCATTCTCTGCAACCCCAACAATCCGACTGCCACCGAAATTCCGGAAAAAGACCTCATCGAAATCATCAGGGCCGCGCGGGCGGAAGGCTGCCTGGCAATCGTCGACGAAGCATACTCGGAATTCACGAAAGAAACCGTTGCCGGCAGGATTGGAGAGTTCGACAACCTTGTCGTGCTCAAAACCTTTTCAAAGGCAATGGGCCTCGGCGGAATGCGCATCGGATACGCTCTGGGAAACGAAAAAATCATTTCAACGCTGAAAAAGGCGAAGTCGCCTTACAGCATCACCGCTTTGAGCGCGCTCGCGGCAACGGAAGCGCTGAAGGACCCGGCTTACATGCAGGATTATGTGAAACAGGTTGAAGCGGGGCGCGCAATTCTTGAAAAGTTCCTTGACGAAAAAGGCGTGAAGCGCTTTCCGAGCAAGTCGAATTTTCTCGTCGCACGCTTTGGCAAAAACGCCAAAGCAATCGCCGAAAAGCTTAAGGAAAAAGGCTTCCTTGTAAGGGACAGGAGCGGTTATGAGAGACTGGAAGGCTGCATCCGCATCAGCATCGGCACGCCAGAACAGATGAAAAAATTCTGCTCCGCGCTGGAAAAGGTTTTGGGTGAAACGAAATGA